A region from the Dermacentor andersoni chromosome 11, qqDerAnde1_hic_scaffold, whole genome shotgun sequence genome encodes:
- the LOC126539390 gene encoding uncharacterized protein, which produces MAPSCHLLKLLPLLTVAGVLCQLPGCCVAGASNVPHHISKKDLHIDLSVPSLGVLLSQRLQRKASSQQELPQRSQWRSQYDGAPSDEKRDGGDSSADQGESTTEERTTVRTHRGRFGQDMTAKTSAVTLPAEHDHESIAPEQSIVRRWKNLMEPREPLPADLVPDSTRTPPKLKRSDDATTSPRTENRPEGSKRSATRDYAIANATESACNCSELLSNETVSKVFYLVPPPLETSGQNGSLIKEIIRASLSKSVLVERLYDKGCRCSCNHTSLAPIPASSSAKTRPTTAETTKATPTTVPCTASASTSTRLQEDRPQTLCAPRTTASSSRGTKCPTRVFVKFPGEDLPARATDCRKLWLPDSVYKGESFWECEDRGSADCGGGRVVTTPSSTERTFLAPRASNPLPSSQGPQNAVYARPSAWYSTRRRTAQPTATTNRAETAASTKTVTSTAKRTVSTTPSKCGNAKDEDASPGAPEKKAHNQAAYATVTSPNETAGGWHLSLIVPFYPFGGNKTGNATLPSTRAPMPENLRHRHYMTSRTTATTAKKTSARRLTPTSISQTSGTTSSILPSSAPTDTIQSSTVTSTLPLLASKNETLLSAEWPQRCPKSGDFSTFNNSLAFMLMCAPAASHEGDRGQASGRTDYRRSTHYHLHDDDDFTWTRAATYTSRPAQVQSLPYRTSRNGTAFPYPLRGSDVSAARNSNFFRPRGRNVTATSSRNGSQPNRDVPVVLEGTAFSKRPKPYFGGETRTTKSTTDKRYADVILGAAAERPASSRQRQRWAYRGYYREVARQFPHTDVKRYDAVRDRAAGQRAATPADNGENRQRSRLPDKRAAISSGFSVTEEKYRRPLPPAKMDLLKSIISIKALVDEARSSGCKDALRCNANDARNSDASEKVVVRNGQPSEDDEYEYYYVDDDATSQRPLDRHRRSVTTTS; this is translated from the exons ATGGCGCCGTCATGTCACTTGCTGAAGCTTCTGCCCCTTCTGACGGTTGCGGGCGTTCTCTGTCAGCTGCCTGGATGTTGCGTGGCTGGAGCCAGCAACGTTCCA CACCACATCTCTAAGAAAGACCTGCACATCGACCTGTCCGTGCCATCGCTAGGCGTGCTGCTGTCGCAGAGGCTCCAGCGCAAGGCTTCGTCGCAGCAGGAACTGCCACAGCGCTCGCAGTGGCGAAGTCAGTACGACGGCGCCCCGTCTGACGAGAAGCGGGACGGAGGCGACTCGAGCGCCGACCAGGGCGAGAGCACAACCGAGGAACGTACCACCGTCCGGACGCACAGAGGACGTTTCGGCCAGGACATGACCGCCAAAACTAGCGCGGTCACGCTCCCTGCCGAGCACGACCACGAGTCCATCGCGCCG GAGCAATCCATCGTGCGTCGATGGAAGAACCTCATGGAACCGCGTGAACCACTGCCAGCTGATCTCGTCCCGGACTCGACGCGAACGCCGCCAAAGCTGAAGCGAAGCGACGACGCGACGACATCCCCTCGAACCGAGAACCGTCCAGAAGGGTCGAAGCGGTCCGCCACTCGTGATTACGCCATCGCCAACGCCACCGAAAGCGCGTGCAACTGCAGCGAACTGCTGAGCAACGAGACCGTCAGCAAGGTCTTCTACCTCGTGCCGCCGCCCCTCGAGACGAGCGGCCAGAACGGAAGCCTAATCAAAGAGATCATCCGGGCGTCACTGTCTAAATCCGTGCTCGTGGAAAGGCTCTACGACAAAGGCTGTCGCTGCAGCTGCAACCACACGTCACTAGCTCCAATTCCTGCAAGCTCGAGTGCGAAGACGAGGCCAACTACGGCAGAGACAACAAAAGCGACACCCACTACTGTGCCGTGTACGGCATCCGCTAGTACCAG CACGCGCTTGCAGGAAGACCGCCCGCAGACCCTGTGCGCGCCCAGAACCACTGCGAGCAGTTCGCGAGGAACCAAGTGTCCCACGCGCGTCTTCGTCAAGTTTCCGGGCGAGGACCTTCCGGCTCGTGCCACGGACTGCCGCAAGCTGTGGCTACCGGACAGCGTCTACAAGGGCGAGTCCTTCTGGGAGTGCGAGGACAGAGGGTCGGCCGACTGCGGCGGTGGACGCGTGGTGACAACGCCGAGCAGCACGGAGCGCACTTTCCTAGCGCCGCGGGCGTCCAATCCGCTACCTTCTTCCCAGGGCCCGCAAAACGCGGTCTACGCAAGGCCATCGGCATGGTACTCCACCAGGCGAAGAACGGCTCAGCCGACGGCGACTACAAACAGAGCTGAAACTGCAGCTAGTACTAAGACAGTGACGTCCACAGCGAAAAGGACCGTGTCCACGACGCCGTCGAAGTGCGGCAATGCCAAGGACGAAGACGCGTCACCTGGCGCACCCGAAAAGAAGGCGCACAATCAGGCAGCGTACGCCACGGTCACATCGCCGAACGAAACCGCCGGCGGCTGGCATCTGAGCCTCATTGTGCCCTTCTATCCTTTCGGCGGCAACAAGACGGGGAACGCGACGCTGCCGTCTACGAGAGCGCCGATGCCCGAGAACTTGCGGCACCGACATTACATGACAAGTAgaacgacggcgacgacggcgaaGAAGACAAGCGCGAGAAGGCTTACGCCAACCTCAATATCGCAGACGTCCGGGACGACGTCTAGTATCCTCCCTTCTAGCGCTCCCACTGATACCATACAATCTAGCACTGTAACGTCGACGTTACCCTTGTTGGCGTCGAAGAACGAGACACTGCTCTCCGCGGAGTGGCCACAGCGGTGTCCGAAGAGCGGCGACTTTTCGACGTTCAACAACTCGCTCGCCTTCATGCTCATGTGCGCGCCGGCAGCCTCGCACGAAGGAGACCGCGGCCAGGCGTCTGGCCGGACGGATTACCGAAGGAGCACGCACTACCACctgcacgacgacgacgacttcaCGTGGACCCGCGCCGCCACGTACACGTCCAGGCCAGCGCAGGTCCAGTCGCTGCCCTACAGGACCTCCAGGAACGGAACTGCCTTTCCGTACCCGTTACGAGGCTCCGACGTCTCGGCGGCGCGAAACAGCAACTTCTTCCGTCCTCGCGGTCGAAACGTCACTGCCACCTCGTCCAGGAACGGAAGCCAGCCGAATCGTGATGTTCCGGTCGTCCTGGAAGGAACCGCTTTTTCCAAGCGGCCGAAGCCCTATTTTGGTGGTGAGACGCGGACAACCAAGTCGACCACGGACAAGAGGTACGCCGACGTCATTCTCGGGGCGGCGGCGGAACGACCGGCATCGTCGCGTCAGAGACAACGCTGGGCATACAGAGGCTACTACCGAGAGGTCGCCCGTCAGTTTCCACACACCGACGTCAAGCGGTACGACGCGGTGCGGGACCGGGCCGCCGGACAACGCGCAGCGACTCCCGCAGACAACGGCGAAAACAGGCAAAGAAGTCGATTGCCAGACAAGAGAGCGGCGATCAGTAGCGGGTTCTCTGTCACCGAAGAAAAATACCGTCGTCCCTTGCCTCCCGCAAAGATGGACTTGCTCAAGTCCATCATCAGCATAAAGGCGCTCGTCGACGAGGCTCGGAGCTCCGGGTGCAAGGACGCCCTCCGATGCAACGCGAACGACGCCAGGAACTCCGACGCGTCAGAGAAAGTTGTCGTGCGCAACGGCCAGCCTTCTGAGGACGACGAGTACGAGTATTACTACGTCGACGACGATGCCACCAGCCAGCGTCCTCTAGACCGGCACCGGCGCTCCGTCACTACGACGTCATGA